A genomic stretch from Arachis stenosperma cultivar V10309 chromosome 3, arast.V10309.gnm1.PFL2, whole genome shotgun sequence includes:
- the LOC130968240 gene encoding cinnamoyl-CoA reductase CAD2-like → MERNGSGKVVCVTGGSGYIASWIVKLLLHRGYTVKTTLRDPSNPKKVEHLFKLDGAEERLHLFKADLLEEGSFDSAIRDCHGVFHVASPVLLDVQDPQRELIDPAVKGTINVLKSCAKTASVKRVVLTSSMATNLYSGKNRTTPEDVVDETLFSLPDICRESQMWYCLSKTLAEDAAWKFAKNNNIDMVCINPGMVAGPLLQPLINYSVTPILNLINGTKTFPNLCYPWVNVKDVANFHILAYEVASASGRYCLAERVVHFSELANMLRNLYPTLQIANKCENDEPYVATYRVSEKAKNLGIRFTPLEVTLKETVESFRKNKIFNF, encoded by the exons ATGGAGAGAAATGGAAGTGGAAAGGTGGTGTGTGTGACTGGTGGTTCTGGTTACATAGCTTCATGGATAGTCAAGCTTCTCCTTCACCGGGGTTACACCGTTAAAACCACCCTTCGCGACCCAa GTAATCCGAAGAAGGTTGAACACTTGTTCAAGCTTGATGGTGCAGAAGAGAGGTTGCACCTCTTTAAGGCAGATCTCTTGGAAGAAGGTTCATTTGATTCTGCTATTAGGGACTGTCATGGTGTCTTTCATGTTGCTTCACCTGTTCTTTTGGATGTGCAAGATCCACAG AGAGAACTAATTGATCCAGCAGTGAAGGGAACAATTAATGTTCTTAAATCATGTGCAAAAACAGCATCAGTGAAGCGAGTGGTGTTAACATCTTCCATGGCTACAAATCTATATAGTGGAAAGAATAGAACTACTCCCGAAGATGTTGTTGATGAGACACTGTTCTCTCTTCCAGATATCTGTAGGGAATCACAG ATGTGGTACTGTCTTTCGAAAACATTGGCCGAGGATGCTGCATGGAAGTTTGCAAAGAACAACAACATTGACATGGTTTGCATTAACCCAGGAATGGTGGCTGGCCCTCTCTTACAACCACTCATTAATTATAGTGTTACACCAATTTTAAACCTAATCAATG GTACAAAGACATTTCCAAATTTGTGTTATCCATGGGTGAACGTGAAAGATGTTGCAAACTTTCATATTTTAGCATATGAAGTTGCTTCAGCTAGTGGAAGATATTGTTTGGCCGAGAGAGTGGTGCATTTCTCTGAACTTGCTAACATGTTACGTAATCTCTACCCGACATTACAAATTGCAAATAA GTGTGAGAACGATGAGCCATATGTGGCAACATATCGGGTTTCAGAAAAGGCTAAGAACTTGGGAATTAGATTTACTCCTTTGGAGGTGACCCTTAAGGAGACCGTGGAAAGCTTtagaaaaaataagatattcAACTTCTAA
- the LOC130968238 gene encoding phospholipase A1-Igamma3, chloroplastic, with amino-acid sequence MPYMASFLVSPIHNHPTTTFPSLIFHPTTPIFHNPLSLRNNKLSLPQSFIKCSISSLRPRDQEYLHQKAGDDDEEEELEEEILLSHEPPLNQVWKQIQGSNDWEGLLDPMNPHLRREIIRCGELAQACYDSFDFDPHSKYCGTCKYHPSHFFDKLLMEEKGYTISRYLYATSNINLPNFFQKSSMASVWSPHANWMGYVAVSTDEDEIQRLGRRDIVIAWRGTVTYIEWIYDLKDILTPANFTNDPTIKIESGFYDLYTKKEDACSYCSFSAREQVLSEVKRLVQYYEDEELSITITGHSLGAALAVLSAYDIAELKLNVIENGDVTAKIPVTVFSFAGPRVGNLKFKERCEELGVKVLRVINVHDMVPTVPGIITNEKFQFQKYIEDALSFPWSYAHVGVELALDHRESPFLKATGDLGCAHNLEAHLHLVDGYHGKKRRFRLASKRDIALVNKSCDFLRSEYGVPPHWRQDENKGMVRSRDGRWILPERPRMMAHPPDTALHLEQVLKSHLNNRGEFDHTFSPN; translated from the exons ATGCCATATATGGCTTCTTTCCTTGTTTCTCCAATCCACAACCACCCTACCACTACCTTCCCATCCCTAATTTTCCATCCAACAACACCTATCTTCCACAACCCACTCTCTCTTCGAAACAACAAACTCTCTTTACCACAATCCTTCATCAAATGTTCTATCTCAAGCCTACGTCCCCGAGACCAGGAGTATCTGCACCAAAAAGCAGGAGACGAcgacgaagaagaagaacttGAAGAAGAAATTCTTCTCTCCCATGAACCTCCCTTGAACCAAGTGTGGAAACAAATCCAGGGCTCCAACGACTGGGAAGGCCTTCTAGACCCCATGAACCCACACCTAAGAAGGGAAATTATCCGCTGCGGCGAGCTAGCACAAGCATGCTACGACTCCTTTGACTTTGACCCTCACTCCAAATACTGCGGCACCTGCAAGTACCATCCCTCACACTTCTTCGACAAGCTTCTCATGGAAGAAAAGGGGTACACCATAAGCCGCTACCTCTACGCCACATCCAACATCAACCTCCCAAACTTCTTCCAAAAATCTTCCATGGCCAGCGTGTGGAGCCCACACGCCAACTGGATGGGATACGTGGCAGTCTCCACCGACGAGGACGAGATCCAACGTCTCGGACGCCGAGACATCGTCATCGCCTGGAGAGGCACCGTCACGTACATCGAGTGGATCTACGACCTCAAGGACATTCTCACGCCCGCAAACTTCACCAACGACCCAACCATCAAGATCGAATCCGGTTTCTATGACTTGTACACCAAGAAAGAAGACGCGTGCAGCTACTGCTCCTTCTCGGCGCGTGAACAAGTCTTATCTGAGGTGAAACGTCTTGTACAGTATTACGAAGACGAAGAACTCAGCATAACCATAACAGGGCATAGTCTGGGTGCTGCTTTGGCCGTCCTAAGCGCTTACGACATAGCGGAACTCAAACTGAACGTGATCGAAAACGGTGATGTAACGGCCAAGATTCCCGTAACGGTTTTCTCGTTTGCGGGGCCCAGGGTTGGGAATCTGAAATTCAAAGAACGGTGCGAGGAGCTTGGGGTGAAGGTTTTGAGGGTGATAAACGTGCATGACATGGTTCCAACGGTTCCAGGGATAATAACGAACGAGAAGTTTCAGTTTCAGAAGTACATAGAAGACGCGTTGAGTTTTCCGTGGAGCTACGCGCATGTTGGTGTGGAACTTGCGTTGGATCATAGAGAGAGTCCGTTTTTGAAAGCGACGGGTGATTTAGGGTGCGCACATAACTTGGAGGCGCACCTGCACCTTGTTGATGGTTACCATGGGAAGAAGAGGAGGTTTAGGTTGGCTTCCAAGAGGGACATAGCGTTggtgaataagagttgtgatttTTTGAGGAGTGAGTATGGTGTGCCGCCGCACTGGCGACAGGACGAGAACAAGGGAATGGTCAGGAGCCGAGACGGCCGGTGGATCCTGCCCGAGCGGCCTAGGATGATGGCTCATCCACCGGACACGGCGCTTCATCTTGAGCAGGTCCTCAAGAGCCACCTTAATAATAGAG GTGAATTCGACCACACGTTTTCACCAAATTAG
- the LOC130968239 gene encoding cinnamoyl-CoA reductase CAD2-like: MSSGAQNKVVCVTGGSGYIASWIIKFLLQRDYTVRATVRDPSNPKKVEHLLKLEGAKERLQLFKADLLEEASFDSVVEGCHGVFHTASPVLFTVKDPQAELIDPAIKGTINVLESCAKSASVKRVVLTSSFATLIHNGKPKHPNVIVDETWFADLDYCKEQRKWYSFGKTSAENVARKFLSENNIDLVVINQAMTIGPLLQPELNASVSTILNLVNGSETFPNKTFGWINVKDVANAHIQAYEIASASGRYCLVERVSHFSEVAMILHDIYPTIKIPDKCADDKPYEPTFQVSKEKAKSLGIEFIPLEVSLKETVESLKEKNFIIF; encoded by the exons atgaGCAGCGGAGCACAAAATAAGGTGGTGTGTGTGACGGGTGGTTCTGGTTACATAGCTTCATGGATAATCAAGTTCCTCCTCCAACGTGATTACACTGTTAGAGCCACCGTTCGTGATCCAA GTAATCCGAAGAAGGTTGAGCACTTGCTGAAACTTGAAGGTGCAAAGGAGAGGTTGCAACTCTTTAAGGCAGATCTTCTAGAAGAAGCTTCTTTTGACTCTGTTGTTGAGGGATGTCACGGTGTCTTTCACACTGCTTCACCTGTTTTATTTACCGTTAAAGATCCACAG GCAGAATTAATCGATCCAGCAATAAAGGGAACGATTAACGTTCTTGAATCATGTGCAAAATCAGCATCAGTGAAACGAGTTGTTTTAACATCATCTTTTGCAACACTTATACATAATGGAAAGCCTAAGCATCCGAATGTAATTGTTGACGAGACATGGTTTGCAGATCTAGATTACTGCAAGGAACAACGC AAGTGGTATTCATTTGGGAAAACTTCGGCTGAGAATGTTGCAAGGAAATTCCTCAGTGAAAATAATATTGACTTGGTTGTAATTAACCAAGCAATGACCATAGGTCCATTATTGCAACCAGAGCTTAATGCAAGTGTTTCTACAATTTTAAACCTAGTCAACG GGTCAGAAACATTTCCAAATAAAACCTTTGGATGGATCAATGTGAAAGATGTGGCTAATGCACATATTCAGGCATATGAGATTGCCTCAGCCAGTGGAAGATACTGTTTGGTGGAGAGAGTCTCACATTTCTCTGAAGTAGCCATGATCTTGCATGATATCTACCCAACAATAAAAATTCCAGACAA GTGTGCAGATGATAAGCCTTATGAGCCAACATTTCAGGTTTCGAAAGAAAAGGCAAAGAGCTTAGGAATTGAGTTTATTCCTTTGGAAGTGAGCCTTAAAGAAACTGTAGAAAGCTTGAAAGAAAAGAACTTCATTATATTCTAG